Proteins encoded in a region of the Marinococcus sp. PL1-022 genome:
- a CDS encoding alpha/beta fold hydrolase, which yields MATMSSADKVTLYYKEAGQGYPVIFLHGLTGDHTMFEREMDRLKDQFRVIALDMRGHGRSDKPEAYTLEDHIQDILHMMNKLDIESAHLVGVSMGSYIAQGVAVEAPKRVSKLVLTAPKAHGKTSSTARLFAEHEAELSGLSHREKLNKASMYIYHDIGRVQAWSKQIENRAVELSAKEEQAASDALKGFDFRDQLPFVEAESLVISGKYDGLNPPEYGREIADLIPSCRFVEYGHSGHGINVEEHERFVEEIREFLK from the coding sequence ATGGCGACGATGAGCAGTGCAGACAAAGTCACTCTGTATTATAAAGAAGCCGGACAAGGATATCCTGTTATATTTCTGCACGGACTGACTGGAGACCATACGATGTTTGAGCGTGAAATGGATCGGTTGAAGGATCAGTTCCGCGTTATAGCCCTTGATATGAGAGGACACGGCAGGTCGGACAAGCCTGAAGCATATACATTGGAGGATCATATACAGGATATACTGCACATGATGAATAAGCTTGACATTGAATCAGCTCACCTGGTGGGTGTTTCAATGGGAAGCTATATCGCTCAGGGTGTAGCTGTTGAAGCTCCCAAAAGAGTATCGAAGCTTGTGTTAACAGCACCGAAGGCACATGGGAAAACGTCTTCCACTGCCCGCTTATTTGCTGAGCATGAAGCCGAGTTGAGCGGCCTTTCTCATCGTGAAAAATTAAATAAAGCCTCGATGTATATCTATCATGATATCGGCAGGGTACAGGCCTGGTCAAAGCAGATTGAAAACCGGGCCGTGGAGCTCAGTGCCAAAGAAGAACAGGCAGCTTCTGATGCTTTAAAGGGGTTTGATTTCCGTGATCAGCTTCCTTTCGTAGAGGCAGAGTCGCTTGTGATCAGCGGGAAATACGATGGCCTGAACCCGCCGGAATACGGCCGGGAAATAGCTGACCTTATTCCTTCATGCCGGTTTGTGGAATACGGGCACTCGGGTCACGGAATAAACGTTGAAGAGCATGAACGGTTCGTAGAAGAAATCAGAGAATTTTTGAAATAA
- a CDS encoding YIP1 family protein, whose amino-acid sequence MNPIRLLPLFTAPRKTYRQISDNPGLHFTALWIVIIAGLSQSLAQNTSDMSPIETGSALSTFLTAVGIIAAFLLFQIVTFYLNGLILKLVILMFQGRIKAREARTVYGLSLYPQAFLFPFIFLLFIGKLAGGSSTAALLTAIASAIIAAASIWGIVMQVNLISAASGFSGGKSFGVFVVFALLLALLIFILVLLLALIVIFIAGAFSN is encoded by the coding sequence ATGAATCCTATTCGATTGTTACCTTTATTTACTGCACCCAGGAAAACGTACAGGCAGATAAGCGATAACCCGGGGCTTCATTTCACAGCTCTATGGATTGTTATCATTGCCGGTCTCTCCCAGTCCCTTGCCCAAAACACAAGTGATATGTCCCCAATTGAGACCGGGTCTGCTCTCTCCACCTTCCTTACAGCTGTTGGAATTATCGCTGCCTTCCTTCTATTTCAAATTGTCACGTTTTATTTGAATGGACTGATTCTAAAGCTCGTTATTCTAATGTTTCAGGGACGTATAAAAGCCCGCGAAGCCCGAACGGTTTATGGGCTGTCTCTTTATCCGCAGGCGTTTCTTTTCCCATTTATTTTTTTACTGTTTATCGGCAAGCTCGCAGGCGGGAGCAGCACAGCGGCACTTCTTACCGCTATCGCCTCGGCTATTATAGCTGCAGCTTCTATCTGGGGTATTGTCATGCAGGTAAACTTAATCTCCGCTGCCTCCGGGTTCTCCGGCGGCAAATCCTTCGGGGTGTTTGTAGTGTTCGCTTTATTATTGGCTCTTCTCATTTTTATTCTCGTTCTGCTTCTGGCCCTAATTGTGATTTTCATCGCCGGCGCCTTTTCCAATTAA